From a single Corynebacterium kroppenstedtii DSM 44385 genomic region:
- the era gene encoding GTPase Era — protein MDAPQGSSLGDQPDGFRSGFVSFVGRPNTGKSTLTNALVGEKIAITADQPETTRHPIRGVIHEDNAQIIVVDTPGLHRPRTLLGERLNEVVKDTYADVDVIGVCVPANEKLGPGDRWIVENVRKVAPKMPLIGIVTKTDIASKDEIGAQLLALHDLLDGADVVPCSAKDNFQLSTLLDVLTSYLPEGPKFYPDEHVTDEDRDTRISELIREAALSGLRDELPHSVAVEVDEVLPNPDRPNVLDVHAIIYVERPGQKKILLGKNNRRMGRIISQSRKSLIELMGQNVFVDLRIKVLDNWQSDPKSLGRLGF, from the coding sequence ATGGACGCACCACAAGGCAGTTCCCTGGGCGATCAACCCGATGGTTTTCGGTCAGGTTTTGTTAGCTTCGTTGGACGCCCGAATACGGGGAAATCGACGTTAACCAATGCCTTGGTGGGCGAGAAAATTGCGATTACTGCAGACCAGCCAGAGACCACTCGGCATCCCATCCGCGGCGTGATTCACGAGGATAATGCGCAGATTATCGTTGTCGATACTCCCGGACTGCACCGCCCGAGAACGCTCTTGGGTGAGCGCTTGAATGAAGTGGTTAAAGATACATACGCCGACGTCGATGTCATCGGGGTGTGTGTTCCCGCGAATGAGAAACTGGGGCCGGGGGACCGGTGGATTGTGGAGAATGTCCGTAAAGTCGCCCCAAAGATGCCTTTGATCGGCATTGTCACGAAAACTGATATTGCATCGAAGGATGAAATCGGTGCCCAGCTGCTCGCACTCCATGATCTTCTCGACGGTGCCGATGTTGTTCCATGTTCTGCGAAGGATAATTTTCAGCTTTCCACTCTTCTCGACGTTTTGACGAGCTATCTTCCTGAGGGGCCAAAGTTTTATCCCGATGAGCACGTGACGGACGAAGACCGTGACACACGCATCTCCGAATTAATCCGTGAGGCCGCGCTATCAGGGCTGCGTGACGAGTTGCCTCACTCGGTGGCCGTGGAAGTCGATGAGGTTTTACCCAATCCCGACCGCCCTAACGTTCTTGATGTCCACGCCATTATTTATGTTGAGCGCCCCGGTCAAAAGAAAATCCTATTGGGTAAAAATAATCGACGGATGGGGCGGATTATTTCTCAGTCGCGTAAGTCGCTCATCGAGCTCATGGGGCAAAACGTGTTTGTCGATTTGAGGATCAAAGTGCTTGATAATTGGCAGTCCGATCCTAAGTCCTTAGGAAGATTGGGCTTTTAA
- a CDS encoding hemolysin family protein, which yields MNFLTEGLIDCVIVVVLLAIAAIFTAVETALISISRARVEDMDETRSTRTLLAILDNRARFINPLILVRTACEAGASVIITVLAIRLIHEAAVVVAIVLLTLLSYVFLGVVGRTVGRQNPYTVGLRAAFFLRPIVKLFSPLASLLIWLGNVFTPGKKFEQGPFTNEVELREMVDIASERGVVQVEERRMIQAIFDLANTRARQVMVPRTDMLWIESEKSARQATRLCVRSGHSRIPVVGENVDDIEGVVYLKDLVALSYDDPSKNSTPVKEVMRPAEFVPDSLPLDELLGDMQTSHDHIALLVDEFGAIAGLISIEDILEEIVGEISDEYDEDEVAPVEELDDGSFRLVARFSLDELVELYDEKRGIDIEFSEEQLEDVETVAGLLAFELGRVPLPGAQVTTAGLTFRAEGGHDRRGRIRITSVVVSRSATSSEPVNGDDSSNNGIVHSGTGDHESES from the coding sequence GTGAATTTTCTGACTGAAGGCCTTATTGACTGCGTTATTGTCGTGGTTCTTTTGGCTATTGCCGCGATTTTTACAGCAGTAGAGACCGCATTGATCTCGATTTCACGCGCCCGTGTTGAAGATATGGATGAGACACGGAGCACGCGGACGTTATTGGCGATATTGGATAATCGGGCCCGTTTTATTAACCCCCTTATTCTTGTGCGAACCGCGTGCGAGGCGGGAGCATCGGTCATTATTACGGTCCTCGCTATTCGGTTAATTCACGAGGCTGCCGTTGTTGTTGCGATTGTCCTGCTTACGCTCCTTTCTTATGTGTTCTTGGGCGTGGTTGGACGAACTGTCGGCCGCCAAAACCCCTACACGGTTGGTTTGCGAGCGGCATTTTTCTTACGGCCGATTGTGAAGTTATTTAGCCCGCTGGCATCGTTGCTCATTTGGTTAGGAAATGTTTTTACGCCCGGAAAGAAATTCGAACAAGGGCCCTTTACTAACGAGGTTGAGCTCCGCGAAATGGTAGACATAGCCTCGGAACGCGGTGTTGTTCAAGTAGAAGAACGACGAATGATTCAGGCTATTTTCGACTTAGCTAATACGCGTGCACGGCAAGTGATGGTTCCGCGAACAGATATGTTGTGGATTGAGTCGGAAAAGAGCGCGCGCCAGGCAACCCGTTTGTGTGTTCGCTCAGGCCACTCCCGCATTCCTGTCGTTGGTGAAAATGTTGACGACATTGAGGGCGTTGTCTATTTAAAGGATCTCGTGGCTTTGTCCTATGACGATCCCAGTAAAAATTCGACGCCGGTCAAAGAAGTCATGCGCCCGGCGGAATTTGTTCCCGATTCTTTGCCCTTAGATGAGCTTTTGGGCGACATGCAGACATCCCACGACCATATCGCTCTTCTTGTCGATGAATTCGGCGCCATTGCTGGTTTGATTTCCATTGAAGATATTTTGGAAGAAATCGTGGGAGAGATCAGCGACGAATATGACGAGGACGAAGTTGCCCCCGTCGAGGAGCTCGATGACGGTTCATTCCGACTAGTTGCACGGTTCTCTCTAGACGAACTGGTTGAACTCTACGACGAGAAGCGGGGAATTGACATCGAATTCTCCGAGGAGCAGCTCGAGGACGTCGAGACTGTTGCAGGTTTGCTGGCGTTTGAGCTAGGCCGTGTTCCACTACCGGGTGCCCAGGTCACGACGGCGGGGCTCACGTTCCGCGCTGAGGGAGGACACGATCGTCGAGGCCGCATCCGGATTACCAGCGTCGTTGTGAGCCGGTCGGCAACGTCGAGTGAACCTGTCAATGGTGATGATTCTTCGAATAATGGGATCGTCCACAGTGGCACGGGCGATCACGAGTCTGAATCATGA
- the recO gene encoding DNA repair protein RecO, whose translation MRQNYRDRALVVRHYDFSEADRIVVLLTREHGVVRAVAKGVRKNKSRFGGRLAPFVVVDVQLYVGRGSLATLTSAETVRSYNQLIVDSYAKYTAACAVLDVAEKLTVGEEATLCDDAAAAIRDIAHSWPVDSAAQGEQSSVRGEGLPTLRVDKFVLRALAAEGWEPQLFSCAGCGQPGPHHAFSASIGGAVCGACRPPGALTVPEESLRLAWWLAHDRDAVVRDAWMSSGDSPEFRRIADGCHDLVVEHVQWHLGMKLRTVELMEG comes from the coding sequence ATGCGTCAGAATTATCGCGACCGCGCCTTAGTAGTTCGCCATTACGATTTCAGCGAAGCCGACCGCATTGTGGTTTTGCTTACTCGTGAGCATGGCGTCGTCAGGGCTGTCGCGAAAGGCGTGCGGAAGAACAAAAGTCGGTTTGGTGGTCGCCTCGCGCCGTTCGTCGTCGTCGATGTGCAGCTTTATGTTGGCCGGGGATCACTGGCGACGCTGACGTCGGCGGAAACGGTCCGCTCCTACAACCAGTTGATTGTTGATTCCTACGCTAAGTACACGGCTGCGTGCGCGGTGCTTGATGTTGCCGAGAAACTGACGGTGGGCGAGGAAGCGACGTTATGTGATGATGCCGCAGCGGCCATCCGCGATATTGCCCACTCCTGGCCGGTGGACTCAGCTGCACAGGGGGAACAGTCCAGCGTACGTGGCGAGGGCTTGCCGACGTTGCGCGTCGACAAGTTTGTTCTGCGTGCCCTGGCCGCGGAGGGGTGGGAACCGCAACTGTTTTCCTGCGCCGGGTGTGGCCAACCAGGCCCTCACCATGCGTTTTCTGCGTCGATCGGTGGGGCAGTGTGCGGTGCGTGCCGCCCGCCCGGAGCCTTGACAGTTCCCGAGGAGTCCCTGCGTTTGGCGTGGTGGCTTGCTCATGATCGCGACGCGGTTGTTCGCGATGCGTGGATGTCGTCGGGCGATTCCCCAGAGTTTCGTCGCATCGCTGATGGGTGCCACGACTTGGTCGTTGAGCATGTGCAGTGGCATCTCGGCATGAAGCTGCGGACCGTCGAACTCATGGAAGGCTAG
- a CDS encoding isoprenyl transferase: protein MNSSSSVQLPSASPDLPADLIPRHIALVMDGNGRWARERGLPRTEGHKRGEAVLMDAVDGCLEAGVNTLSAYAFSTENWRRSPEEVRFIMGFSRRVLHDHRDELDAKGVRIRWIGRRPRLWRVVIRELEKAEAQTVNNTRMTLNMCINYGGRAEIADAMKLVAEKVQSGEISPSDITEKNISSFLYDPEMPDVDLFLRPSGEKRTSNFLLWQSAYAEYVFQDVLFPDFTKNHIWAAIKEYAHRDRRFGGVK, encoded by the coding sequence GTGAATTCTTCGTCATCTGTTCAACTTCCCTCTGCTTCGCCTGATCTTCCAGCTGATTTGATTCCTCGCCATATTGCTCTGGTGATGGATGGGAATGGCCGTTGGGCTCGGGAGCGTGGTCTTCCCCGCACAGAGGGGCACAAGCGCGGTGAGGCCGTGCTGATGGACGCCGTCGATGGGTGTCTCGAAGCTGGTGTGAACACTCTGTCGGCCTACGCGTTTTCGACCGAGAATTGGCGACGCAGCCCTGAAGAGGTTCGCTTCATCATGGGGTTTAGCCGTCGGGTGTTGCACGATCACCGTGATGAGCTGGATGCGAAGGGGGTTCGTATTCGCTGGATCGGTCGTCGTCCCCGGTTGTGGAGGGTAGTCATTCGCGAGCTGGAGAAGGCTGAGGCTCAGACCGTGAATAACACCCGCATGACGCTCAACATGTGCATTAATTATGGCGGTCGTGCGGAAATTGCGGACGCCATGAAATTAGTGGCTGAAAAAGTTCAGAGTGGTGAAATTTCTCCTTCGGATATCACTGAGAAAAATATTTCATCATTCTTATATGATCCGGAAATGCCCGATGTAGATTTATTTCTTCGTCCCTCGGGAGAAAAAAGAACGTCGAATTTCCTCTTGTGGCAATCCGCCTATGCGGAGTATGTTTTTCAAGATGTTCTTTTCCCCGATTTTACGAAGAACCATATTTGGGCCGCTATTAAAGAATACGCTCACCGTGACCGTCGTTTCGGTGGGGTCAAATAG
- a CDS encoding VIT1/CCC1 transporter family protein — translation MNSKKTTDVPTPTRRQINRWQRYLANERAEAAVYRELARKKTGEERTILLEIAEAEHRHEEYWLERLGDRVGMPRSPSWGTRFLGWMAKNMGSVWVLALMQSAETRSPYLKDTDATEQMIADEAIHAEVVRGLAARGRENMSGSFRAAVFGANDGLVSNLALVLGVIGSGISHHTVLVTGLSGLLAGALSMGAGEYVSVSSQRKLLAASEPNPEAKHIVPKLDMNANELALVYRARGYDAEKAQRKAVEVFDEVTRAMSAQEQPGARDTARRMANPVYAESHDVVGTALGAAISSFLFFASGAIIPVLPFLLGMTGLAAVVVACTLVGIALLCTGGTVGLLSGTSVVKRALFQLAIGAGAASVTFILGRIFSG, via the coding sequence ATGAATTCGAAGAAGACCACTGATGTCCCTACCCCTACCCGCAGGCAAATCAACCGGTGGCAGCGCTATTTAGCGAATGAACGCGCTGAGGCGGCTGTGTATCGCGAACTCGCCCGGAAGAAAACGGGGGAAGAGCGCACCATCCTTTTAGAGATCGCCGAAGCCGAGCACCGTCACGAAGAGTACTGGCTCGAGCGCCTGGGTGACCGGGTGGGGATGCCGCGTTCTCCCAGCTGGGGGACGCGTTTCCTCGGCTGGATGGCAAAAAACATGGGCTCTGTGTGGGTCTTGGCACTTATGCAGTCCGCAGAGACCCGCTCCCCGTATTTGAAAGACACCGACGCTACCGAGCAAATGATTGCCGACGAAGCGATCCACGCCGAGGTCGTTCGTGGACTGGCAGCTCGCGGGCGAGAAAACATGTCGGGGAGTTTCCGCGCGGCTGTATTCGGCGCTAACGACGGTCTGGTATCGAACTTGGCGTTGGTGCTTGGTGTGATCGGCTCCGGGATTTCGCATCACACGGTCCTGGTGACCGGCCTGTCCGGTTTGCTAGCCGGCGCCTTGTCTATGGGGGCGGGGGAGTACGTATCGGTCTCCTCGCAGCGGAAACTGCTCGCGGCGTCAGAGCCTAACCCGGAGGCGAAGCATATCGTCCCGAAGTTGGACATGAACGCTAATGAGTTGGCTTTGGTGTATCGGGCGAGGGGGTACGACGCGGAGAAGGCCCAACGTAAAGCTGTCGAGGTTTTTGATGAGGTCACCCGTGCGATGTCCGCGCAGGAACAGCCGGGAGCGCGTGATACTGCACGCCGTATGGCTAATCCGGTGTATGCGGAGTCGCATGATGTCGTGGGCACTGCTCTGGGCGCGGCGATATCAAGTTTCCTGTTCTTTGCGTCCGGCGCGATCATTCCGGTGTTGCCGTTCTTGTTGGGTATGACGGGGCTTGCCGCAGTGGTGGTGGCCTGCACGCTGGTGGGGATTGCGCTTTTGTGCACGGGAGGAACCGTCGGATTGCTCTCTGGAACATCCGTGGTCAAGCGTGCGTTATTCCAGCTCGCGATCGGTGCTGGCGCGGCCAGCGTGACCTTCATTCTGGGGCGTATTTTCTCGGGTTAA